The following proteins are encoded in a genomic region of Phycisphaerae bacterium:
- a CDS encoding serine/threonine protein kinase produces the protein MPQYEHSDLRRIFDQALALPASERAAFLDSACGDNRSLREAVEKLLAGHDSAGSFLESPTIKDIHDSEETISLNQETMQMTRPIREAPGAEIGPYKLLQVIGEGGFGLVFLAEQREPVKRRVALKVIKLGMDTKQVIARFEAERQALAMMDHPNIARVFDGGATATGRPYFVMELVKGEPITDFCDRHSFSIRQRLELFEQVCTAVQHAHIKGIIHRDIKPSNVLVSMQDDRPVAKVIDFGIAKATNAQLTEKTFFTEHKQMIGTPQYMSPEQAAGDPNIDTRSDVYSLGVLLYELLTGTTPFDARRLRSAAFKEIQRIICEVEPPKPSTRLSETLDTLPSVAARRATEPKRLGTIIRGELDCIVMKALEKVRERRYESATSMAADIRRYLVGQPVLAAPPSAMYRLRKFVRRNRAAVVVAAAIVISIVIAGVSIVRARMKDLEIAYLQLERDKNRERQAENDLFFGVVFGSVQEETLALELVRQSEPAVRSSSLLTLGTYEDRKISHALTNGVDVLTSRNWDQIPHERLTNVLTICAQLLIRLDKGIEAGRAADRAITILRQRGVTEDHTLISSLNILASSQQSKRDYVNAESNFREALAICRRIYSGDHPDTAEVTSNLALLYQAQVRHDEAEPLFRESLAMYERLYPQGHADVATAVKNLASLKYAKEQLDEAERLFTQASDMRRSIYRDDHALLAMSFFNLAAVRLELGRAADAENVAREAYEMCKRHPDWRSDVRRDACATYFEVLKALGRTDEAMQVIIDFDPPVAKELPDTNRASLLAVYASKLLSLRRSDASAAAVPMLDECAAIRRAAWPDGHERAWLVYNAISLLGEAYLGEVGVFAIESGGNSKSEPSKSGKTGDPTPAFNRAEPLLLSAWEYLRSNTDVPSEKQIKDIRRREALARVVLLYDAWSAAQPTADRMATAAMWRDRLAEFDSSLEK, from the coding sequence ATGCCTCAATACGAACACAGTGATCTTCGTCGCATCTTTGATCAGGCACTTGCATTGCCTGCATCCGAGCGCGCGGCGTTTCTCGATAGCGCTTGTGGGGACAATCGATCTCTGCGCGAGGCGGTCGAGAAATTGCTGGCCGGCCATGACAGTGCCGGGTCATTCCTGGAATCCCCCACGATCAAGGATATTCACGATTCGGAGGAGACGATCAGTTTAAATCAGGAAACGATGCAAATGACTCGTCCGATTCGGGAAGCTCCCGGCGCGGAAATCGGACCTTACAAGCTGCTTCAGGTTATTGGCGAGGGGGGATTCGGCCTGGTGTTTCTGGCCGAGCAGCGCGAGCCCGTCAAACGGCGCGTCGCGCTGAAGGTCATCAAACTGGGCATGGACACAAAGCAGGTGATCGCGCGGTTCGAGGCCGAGCGTCAGGCGCTGGCCATGATGGATCACCCCAACATCGCCCGTGTTTTCGACGGCGGCGCGACTGCCACGGGGCGGCCTTATTTCGTTATGGAGTTAGTCAAGGGGGAGCCGATAACGGACTTCTGCGACAGGCACAGTTTCTCAATTCGGCAGAGGTTGGAATTGTTCGAGCAGGTGTGCACGGCCGTTCAGCATGCTCATATAAAGGGAATCATTCACCGCGACATTAAGCCGAGCAACGTGCTTGTCAGCATGCAGGACGATCGGCCGGTGGCGAAGGTGATCGACTTTGGCATTGCCAAGGCGACCAATGCGCAGTTGACGGAGAAGACTTTTTTTACAGAACACAAGCAGATGATTGGCACGCCGCAATACATGAGTCCGGAGCAGGCGGCGGGGGATCCGAATATTGATACGCGGAGCGATGTGTATTCGCTGGGTGTATTGCTATATGAGCTTCTGACCGGAACGACTCCATTCGATGCGAGGCGACTGCGATCAGCCGCATTCAAAGAGATCCAGAGGATCATCTGTGAGGTCGAACCACCGAAGCCATCGACGCGGCTGAGCGAGACGCTGGATACATTGCCGAGCGTAGCCGCCCGCCGCGCGACCGAGCCGAAGCGGCTTGGCACGATCATCCGCGGCGAGCTGGACTGTATCGTGATGAAGGCGCTGGAGAAGGTGCGGGAGCGACGGTACGAGTCCGCCACGAGCATGGCAGCCGATATTCGGCGTTACCTCGTGGGGCAACCGGTTCTGGCGGCCCCACCCAGTGCGATGTACAGGTTGCGAAAGTTTGTCAGGCGCAACCGCGCGGCGGTTGTTGTAGCGGCCGCGATCGTCATCAGCATTGTGATCGCCGGGGTGAGCATCGTGCGGGCGCGCATGAAGGATCTGGAGATAGCTTATTTGCAATTGGAAAGGGATAAGAATCGGGAGCGACAGGCGGAAAATGATTTGTTTTTCGGCGTTGTCTTTGGATCCGTCCAAGAAGAAACACTGGCGCTGGAGCTCGTTCGTCAATCGGAGCCCGCTGTACGGTCGTCGTCTCTGCTGACTTTAGGCACATACGAGGATAGGAAGATATCCCATGCATTAACAAACGGCGTGGACGTACTGACCTCAAGAAATTGGGATCAAATCCCACATGAGCGACTGACCAACGTTCTTACTATTTGCGCTCAGCTACTGATCCGCTTGGACAAAGGGATCGAAGCGGGCAGGGCAGCCGATCGAGCGATCACGATTCTGAGACAGCGCGGGGTCACCGAGGATCACACGCTCATTTCGAGTCTGAATATTTTGGCCTCGTCGCAGCAGTCAAAACGGGACTATGTGAATGCGGAATCGAATTTCAGAGAGGCTCTGGCGATTTGTCGTCGAATCTATTCGGGTGATCATCCTGACACGGCCGAAGTAACGAGCAACCTGGCGCTGTTGTATCAGGCGCAAGTTCGACATGACGAGGCGGAGCCGCTCTTTCGAGAGTCGCTGGCCATGTATGAGCGGCTGTATCCGCAAGGTCATGCCGATGTAGCGACGGCTGTCAAGAATCTTGCATCTCTTAAATATGCCAAGGAACAGTTGGATGAGGCAGAACGATTGTTTACGCAGGCAAGTGACATGCGCCGAAGCATCTACCGGGATGACCATGCCCTGTTGGCAATGAGCTTTTTTAATCTCGCTGCGGTGAGGCTTGAGCTGGGCCGCGCGGCCGATGCCGAAAACGTGGCTCGCGAAGCGTATGAAATGTGCAAACGGCATCCGGACTGGCGATCAGACGTCCGTAGGGATGCTTGTGCGACGTATTTCGAAGTACTCAAGGCCTTGGGCAGGACCGATGAAGCCATGCAGGTGATCATCGATTTCGATCCGCCGGTGGCCAAGGAATTGCCTGACACGAATCGGGCTTCGTTGCTGGCGGTTTATGCGTCGAAGTTGCTCTCGCTTCGTCGATCCGATGCGTCGGCCGCGGCCGTTCCCATGCTGGATGAATGCGCGGCGATTCGTCGTGCAGCATGGCCGGACGGCCATGAGCGCGCATGGCTCGTGTACAATGCCATCAGCCTTCTTGGCGAAGCCTATCTTGGCGAGGTCGGGGTCTTCGCAATCGAATCCGGCGGCAATTCAAAATCTGAACCATCGAAATCAGGGAAGACCGGTGATCCAACACCTGCATTCAATAGAGCGGAGCCGTTGCTTCTTTCTGCTTGGGAGTATCTCCGGAGTAATACAGACGTGCCGTCCGAGAAGCAAATCAAGGACATTCGCCGTCGAGAGGCACTCGCTCGGGTCGTGCTCTTGTATGATGCCTGGAGCGCGGCGCAGCCGACCGCCGATCGCATGGCCACGGCGGCCATGTGGCGGGATAGGCTCGCAGAATTCGATTCTTCGTTGGAGAAGTGA
- the miaA gene encoding tRNA (adenosine(37)-N6)-dimethylallyltransferase MiaA: MSTSSKPPLILLLGVTASAKSAVAIELAQWFNAEIVSVDSMQVYRRMNIGTAKPTAQELSAVRHHLVDVVDPHESFSAARFTEMADEAIAGIAARGKTPLVVAGTPLYLMSLMYGLFDGPSADSGLREEFRRRAGEHGIGALHSDLTRVDPEAAARIHPNDYKRIERALEVHAVTGRPLSEQQVQWSAGALRYRAVVVGIRREKEEASRRINSRVRGMIETGLVEEVRSLLSEPPGLSEQARQAVGYAEIIAYLAGAMSLEDAVERIKINTRRLAKHQRTWFRKFPMTEWVDAAGDDTGAIANQIAEVIDVLNVREAIGIAPRS; this comes from the coding sequence ATGAGCACTTCTTCCAAGCCACCTCTCATACTCTTGCTCGGTGTCACGGCCAGTGCCAAAAGCGCAGTCGCGATTGAGCTTGCGCAGTGGTTTAACGCCGAAATTGTCAGCGTCGATTCGATGCAGGTTTATCGGAGAATGAACATCGGCACCGCGAAACCGACCGCGCAAGAGCTGTCGGCTGTTCGTCATCACCTTGTTGATGTGGTCGATCCCCACGAGAGCTTCAGCGCGGCGCGGTTTACCGAAATGGCGGACGAGGCGATTGCCGGGATCGCAGCGCGCGGCAAGACGCCGCTGGTGGTTGCGGGGACGCCGCTCTACCTCATGTCACTGATGTATGGCTTGTTTGATGGACCGTCGGCCGACTCAGGTCTGCGTGAAGAGTTTCGCCGGCGAGCAGGCGAGCACGGCATCGGGGCGCTTCATTCGGATTTGACCCGCGTCGATCCGGAGGCTGCGGCGCGAATTCATCCGAATGATTACAAGCGAATCGAACGAGCGCTCGAAGTCCACGCCGTCACCGGTCGTCCATTGTCTGAGCAGCAGGTGCAGTGGTCGGCTGGGGCGTTGCGATACCGTGCGGTGGTGGTGGGGATTCGACGGGAGAAGGAGGAAGCATCCCGGCGCATCAATTCCCGTGTGCGCGGGATGATCGAGACGGGACTGGTTGAGGAAGTTCGATCGCTGCTGAGCGAACCGCCCGGCTTGAGCGAACAGGCGCGGCAGGCGGTCGGCTATGCCGAGATCATCGCGTACCTGGCCGGCGCCATGTCGCTGGAGGATGCAGTCGAGCGGATCAAGATCAACACGCGACGGCTGGCCAAACATCAGCGGACCTGGTTTCGCAAATTTCCGATGACGGAATGGGTCGATGCGGCCGGCGATGACACGGGCGCGATTGCGAACCAGATCGCTGAAGTGATCGACGTGCTGAATGTTCGCGAAGCGATCGGCATTGCGCCGCGGTCCTGA
- a CDS encoding DinB family protein, translating to MLNMDAAKELFRYSDWANGQLIMAAAPLSDDKLDTPVEMGPGSLRRTLMHLWAGEHVWLQRWQRRTETAWPDEAERLSPKEIGERLSKVSGIRAAFIDSVKPESLGREITYRDSKGDLFTATLSDMLIQGILHSVHHRAQAVNMIRRAGGISVDLDYMYWIRKPTGK from the coding sequence ATGCTCAACATGGACGCGGCGAAGGAACTGTTCCGCTACAGTGACTGGGCGAACGGCCAGCTCATAATGGCAGCAGCACCGCTCAGCGACGACAAGCTTGATACGCCCGTCGAGATGGGCCCGGGTTCGCTGCGCCGGACGTTGATGCACTTGTGGGCAGGCGAGCATGTCTGGCTTCAGCGCTGGCAACGCCGAACAGAGACCGCATGGCCTGACGAGGCCGAGCGACTGTCTCCGAAGGAGATCGGGGAACGACTATCCAAAGTGAGCGGCATCCGCGCGGCGTTTATCGATTCAGTCAAGCCCGAGTCTCTTGGCCGAGAAATCACCTATCGCGACTCCAAGGGCGACCTGTTCACCGCCACACTGTCGGACATGCTGATTCAAGGCATTCTTCATTCGGTCCATCATCGTGCTCAGGCAGTCAACATGATTCGCAGGGCCGGCGGTATATCAGTGGACCTGGATTACATGTACTGGATTCGGAAGCCGACGGGGAAATAG
- a CDS encoding DinB family protein gives MAKAASGEIELLLEMIDDAFGGKAWHGPNLRGILRGLTAAEASARPAGVRHSIAELVIHCGYWKYAVRRRLRGDKRGSFPFKGSNWFVLPDSLDDKTWRSILKLLDSEHAGLRAAVAEVAPRRLGIRLPGSEVRYRKLIHGIASHDVYHAGQIRLLKAMLARG, from the coding sequence ATGGCCAAAGCAGCAAGCGGCGAAATTGAATTGCTACTCGAAATGATCGATGATGCCTTCGGCGGGAAGGCATGGCACGGGCCGAATCTTCGTGGCATCCTTCGAGGCCTGACGGCGGCCGAGGCTTCCGCCCGGCCGGCAGGAGTCAGACACTCGATCGCTGAACTGGTCATACACTGCGGATACTGGAAGTACGCCGTGCGACGCAGGCTTCGCGGCGACAAGCGCGGGTCTTTTCCCTTCAAGGGCAGCAATTGGTTTGTCCTGCCGGATTCGCTGGATGACAAAACGTGGCGCAGCATCCTCAAGCTGCTTGATTCCGAGCACGCCGGGCTGCGAGCGGCCGTTGCGGAGGTTGCGCCGCGTCGTCTGGGTATACGCCTGCCCGGAAGCGAAGTACGCTACCGCAAGCTGATTCACGGCATTGCTTCGCATGATGTATATCATGCCGGGCAGATTCGACTACTCAAGGCCATGCTCGCACGAGGATGA
- a CDS encoding VCBS repeat-containing protein, with the protein MRSSTGLRRAAMVAILGLSNLFLADLLADTGDAVSLEISVLNDSIGTELPMDAVSREVSVYLQSSLETVDTDAVSREVSVLVGAVPEAPATNAVSREVSVYVVSIVDMNLSNATSCEVSVYQESADDRESRDAVSREVSIYAALPDLSLESVTASEFVIYGENADVSWTVRNIGPGVASGTWVDHVYLSEDTIFDPGDLFVAEIAHTNSLPPNETYQSSASVPAPACETGVYYFIVFVNASAVLNELPLGGANVSAADATQVVVLSDDCNGNGVPDTTDLIESIDFSIVASMQTGGGPGFVAEGDLDMDGDIDLAVVNSSDSTISLFLNNGDGTFTMAAPITVSNGPRAVCIADLDNDGLPDMAVTCFTANSITLLRNQGGGQFVPVAPFVTGNQPFGVAAGDIDGDGFIDLLVGRAEANSPSVCVHRNMGNLVFGSAEAVTVLNGSGNGVRPRSVALADVDGDGDLDIISGNGDANIVGSVSIVRNIGGQFSTSPEVYSVGMFPYDVTLADWNNDGAIDIGVVNASSGSATLLRNNGSGQFTALTTMLTGSAPRRIRALDLNADGWVDVVIANYGSNTVTAYKNEGNGGFMPAYAWDFGQNSGCHGLAIGDFNDDGRSDFAVANLTAATCVVFHNRSTSESDCNENGILDECDVRCGSSLDLDENGIPDECQVPGNCTSCPGDLTGDHVRDGQDIQAFVDCMIGESIAEGCGCADMVADGSLSLDDIAEFTARLLVDHVCE; encoded by the coding sequence TTGCGATCGTCAACCGGGTTGCGACGCGCGGCGATGGTCGCGATATTGGGATTGTCGAATTTGTTTCTGGCGGACTTATTGGCGGATACGGGGGACGCGGTTTCCCTGGAGATTTCTGTGCTGAATGACTCTATCGGCACTGAACTGCCGATGGACGCCGTTTCACGGGAAGTCAGCGTCTATCTCCAATCTTCCCTCGAAACCGTTGACACGGATGCAGTGTCGCGCGAAGTCTCCGTCCTGGTTGGCGCGGTTCCTGAAGCGCCCGCCACGAATGCCGTATCACGCGAAGTTAGTGTTTATGTCGTTTCGATCGTCGATATGAACTTATCGAATGCGACCTCTTGTGAAGTGAGTGTCTATCAAGAGTCGGCAGACGATCGGGAATCGCGTGACGCCGTCTCCCGGGAAGTCAGCATCTACGCGGCCTTGCCGGATCTATCGCTGGAGAGCGTGACTGCATCGGAGTTTGTGATTTATGGCGAGAATGCCGATGTGAGCTGGACCGTGCGAAACATCGGCCCCGGCGTCGCATCGGGTACATGGGTTGACCATGTCTACCTCTCCGAAGATACGATATTTGATCCCGGAGACCTCTTCGTGGCGGAAATCGCGCATACGAATTCGCTGCCTCCGAATGAGACATATCAATCGTCGGCGTCTGTTCCTGCGCCGGCCTGCGAGACCGGTGTTTACTACTTCATTGTATTCGTTAATGCCAGTGCAGTCCTGAATGAACTACCGTTGGGCGGCGCCAATGTGAGCGCGGCTGACGCGACTCAGGTGGTCGTGCTCTCGGATGACTGCAACGGAAACGGTGTGCCGGACACAACCGATCTCATCGAGTCGATCGACTTCAGCATTGTGGCGTCGATGCAGACAGGTGGCGGACCTGGGTTCGTTGCTGAAGGGGATCTGGATATGGATGGCGACATCGATCTCGCTGTCGTGAATTCCTCCGATAGCACGATCTCGTTATTCTTGAATAACGGCGACGGGACCTTCACAATGGCGGCACCCATCACGGTCAGCAACGGGCCGCGCGCGGTCTGCATTGCCGACCTCGATAATGACGGCCTTCCTGACATGGCCGTTACTTGTTTTACCGCAAACTCAATCACGCTTTTGCGGAACCAGGGCGGTGGGCAGTTCGTCCCAGTTGCACCGTTCGTGACTGGGAACCAGCCGTTCGGTGTTGCTGCGGGTGACATCGACGGCGATGGCTTTATCGACCTTCTCGTCGGCCGGGCCGAGGCGAATAGCCCATCTGTGTGCGTTCATCGCAACATGGGTAATCTGGTGTTTGGTAGCGCAGAAGCGGTCACCGTGCTGAATGGTTCGGGTAATGGTGTGCGTCCGCGCAGTGTCGCTTTGGCGGATGTCGACGGCGATGGCGACCTCGATATCATCTCTGGCAACGGTGATGCGAATATCGTCGGCTCAGTGTCCATCGTACGGAACATCGGTGGTCAATTCTCCACATCGCCCGAGGTTTATTCAGTCGGAATGTTCCCATACGACGTGACGCTCGCCGATTGGAATAACGACGGAGCGATTGATATCGGCGTGGTCAATGCGTCATCCGGCTCAGCCACACTGCTTCGGAATAACGGATCCGGCCAGTTTACGGCTCTCACAACGATGTTGACCGGCAGCGCACCAAGGCGAATTCGCGCGCTCGACTTGAACGCCGATGGCTGGGTTGATGTTGTGATCGCTAACTACGGGTCCAACACTGTGACAGCATATAAAAATGAGGGCAACGGCGGCTTCATGCCGGCATATGCATGGGATTTTGGCCAAAATTCAGGGTGTCACGGTCTGGCCATCGGAGACTTTAATGACGACGGCCGCAGCGATTTTGCCGTCGCGAATCTGACTGCCGCAACATGCGTCGTGTTTCATAATCGATCTACTTCGGAGAGTGACTGCAATGAAAACGGTATACTCGACGAATGCGATGTGCGTTGCGGCTCAAGTCTGGACTTGGATGAGAATGGGATTCCGGACGAATGCCAGGTACCGGGCAACTGCACTTCCTGTCCGGGGGATCTGACGGGAGACCACGTTCGCGATGGCCAGGATATACAGGCGTTCGTCGATTGCATGATCGGCGAATCGATCGCCGAGGGGTGCGGGTGTGCGGACATGGTCGCCGACGGCAGCCTCTCACTGGATGATATTGCCGAATTCACCGCACGCTTACTGGTCGACCATGTATGCGAATAG
- a CDS encoding SUMF1/EgtB/PvdO family nonheme iron enzyme, producing MAASDETRPGDSSWNEKEVFLRALTFHGAEREAYLKEACPDDAALERIRSLIEHHQQADEDLLSVSVNTTETSAELPSQIEEFKIIRKLGEGGMGVVYLAEDAILGRRVALKVLARHKINSEHALARFREEARSAAALKHPAIVPVFKFGQSGEDYFIVSELVEGQTLAGLIQSKRNEFRARPHEDARDWHKQAAEILAVIADALDCAHRAGIVHRDVKPSNILLDHDRGPRLTDFGIAKHVNDEVPSPHSGVIGTVHYMSPEQAAIAETQVDQRSDIFSLGIVLYELLSFRLPFDGPTIHQVLQAVMYVEPQKLRTIDRSIAQDLETICHKALEKQPHDRYQTAAHIAADLRCYLTNDPILARPPGLKHRIVRYVRRHRRRVVAGVIAALLAAIALLSWNVVAQTRRSMSHILATCEDQDARLWVRPIGGSTASIPKSMDMGNLPVKFDLPTGLYRLTATSGDGFSEATLLITTTGDERTIEMPPPKLIPNDPNMAYFEAGQVMSGVPGRTGSQSLRAVQLDPFYIDLAEVSNAEYRRFVEATGHRRPIHWDNPDFEPGLDDRPVVGVTWDDANAYCRFVRKRLPTADEWEHAMRWPDGRLVPWGSQSPTELRITSIDAAERSSSINMSVAIAEYIANTRPVRSDQSLQSSVGLFHGATNVSEFTETVVSEIMGQVVLKGASWANLPDQWDLANSRSYPMEVVDASGRSQPAWSMKIGFRCARSALHKPRE from the coding sequence ATGGCAGCATCGGATGAAACACGGCCGGGCGATTCAAGCTGGAACGAGAAGGAGGTCTTCCTGCGCGCTCTGACATTTCACGGGGCCGAGCGCGAGGCGTATTTGAAGGAGGCGTGCCCGGACGATGCCGCTCTCGAGCGAATCCGATCACTGATCGAGCATCATCAGCAGGCCGACGAGGACCTGCTGAGCGTTTCGGTCAATACGACCGAGACTTCCGCCGAGCTCCCATCCCAGATTGAGGAATTCAAGATCATCCGCAAGCTGGGTGAGGGAGGCATGGGGGTCGTCTATCTTGCCGAAGACGCGATACTCGGACGCCGTGTCGCGCTGAAAGTTCTGGCGCGCCACAAGATCAATTCCGAGCACGCCCTCGCGCGCTTTCGCGAAGAGGCCCGAAGCGCCGCAGCGCTCAAGCACCCCGCGATTGTGCCTGTTTTCAAGTTTGGTCAGTCGGGCGAAGACTACTTCATCGTTTCGGAGCTGGTGGAAGGTCAAACGCTCGCCGGGCTGATTCAAAGCAAGCGGAATGAGTTTCGGGCACGGCCGCATGAAGACGCCCGAGACTGGCACAAGCAGGCCGCAGAGATTCTGGCGGTCATTGCGGATGCGCTGGACTGCGCGCATCGGGCGGGGATCGTCCATCGCGATGTAAAGCCGTCCAATATTCTGCTGGACCATGACCGGGGGCCGCGCCTGACGGATTTCGGTATCGCCAAGCACGTAAACGACGAAGTGCCAAGTCCCCACTCCGGCGTCATCGGCACCGTGCACTACATGAGCCCGGAGCAGGCGGCCATCGCGGAAACGCAGGTTGATCAGCGCAGCGATATCTTCTCGCTGGGCATTGTGCTGTACGAATTACTTTCGTTTCGACTCCCATTCGACGGACCAACCATTCATCAGGTTCTGCAAGCGGTGATGTACGTCGAGCCCCAGAAGCTGCGTACGATCGATCGCTCCATCGCGCAGGACCTCGAAACGATTTGTCACAAAGCCCTTGAGAAGCAACCCCATGATCGCTACCAGACGGCAGCCCACATCGCCGCAGATCTGCGCTGTTACCTCACCAACGATCCGATTCTTGCCAGACCCCCCGGATTGAAGCACCGGATTGTCCGCTATGTTCGACGCCACCGGCGCCGTGTTGTCGCCGGAGTCATCGCTGCGTTGCTTGCAGCCATTGCATTGCTGTCGTGGAACGTCGTCGCCCAGACTCGACGGAGCATGTCACACATTCTCGCTACGTGCGAGGATCAGGATGCGCGACTATGGGTTCGGCCAATTGGCGGTTCCACCGCCAGCATTCCCAAATCGATGGACATGGGCAACCTGCCTGTCAAATTCGACCTGCCGACCGGCCTTTATCGTCTCACGGCGACTTCGGGTGACGGCTTCAGCGAAGCCACGCTGCTGATCACGACGACCGGCGACGAACGCACGATTGAAATGCCGCCTCCGAAGCTGATTCCCAACGATCCGAACATGGCCTATTTCGAGGCTGGTCAGGTCATGTCCGGCGTGCCTGGTCGTACCGGCTCGCAGTCACTCCGGGCGGTCCAACTGGATCCTTTCTATATCGATTTGGCGGAAGTCAGCAACGCGGAATACCGGCGCTTTGTCGAAGCGACCGGTCACCGGCGTCCCATCCATTGGGACAATCCCGATTTCGAACCGGGCCTCGATGATCGTCCGGTCGTGGGAGTGACCTGGGACGACGCCAACGCCTACTGCCGTTTCGTTCGGAAACGGCTTCCCACGGCAGATGAGTGGGAGCATGCGATGCGCTGGCCGGATGGCCGGCTGGTGCCATGGGGAAGCCAGAGCCCAACTGAACTGCGGATCACCTCGATTGATGCAGCTGAGCGGTCTTCCTCGATCAACATGAGCGTTGCAATTGCTGAATACATCGCGAACACTCGGCCGGTTCGTTCCGACCAGTCGCTCCAAAGCTCGGTCGGCCTGTTTCACGGCGCAACCAATGTCAGCGAATTCACGGAGACGGTCGTCAGTGAGATCATGGGGCAGGTTGTCCTGAAAGGTGCTTCGTGGGCGAATCTGCCCGACCAATGGGACCTGGCCAACAGCCGAAGCTATCCGATGGAAGTTGTGGATGCGTCAGGCCGGAGTCAGCCAGCCTGGTCGATGAAGATTGGTTTTCGCTGCGCGCGGAGCGCATTGCACAAACCGAGAGAGTAA
- a CDS encoding DNA starvation/stationary phase protection protein: MTPNIGINDSNRQAVSQILAAVLADEHVLYVKTRNYHWNVVGPQFNDLHKFLEQQYNLLEESIDAVAERIRTLGSKSPGTMTEFVKLARLKEEPGKFPNARSMVGNLLADHETLIRQLRTDLEACGSRFGDAGTNDFLTGLMEQHEKMAWMLRAFLEE, translated from the coding sequence ATGACTCCCAACATCGGCATCAACGACTCGAACAGGCAGGCTGTCTCGCAAATTCTCGCCGCTGTGCTGGCGGATGAGCACGTGCTTTATGTCAAAACGCGCAATTACCATTGGAACGTGGTCGGGCCCCAGTTCAACGATCTGCACAAATTCCTGGAGCAGCAATACAATCTTCTTGAAGAATCGATCGACGCGGTTGCGGAACGAATTCGCACGCTCGGCAGCAAGTCACCCGGTACAATGACCGAATTCGTCAAGCTCGCACGCCTCAAGGAAGAGCCCGGCAAGTTCCCGAACGCCCGATCGATGGTCGGCAATCTCCTGGCCGACCATGAGACGCTGATTCGCCAGCTTCGCACCGACCTTGAAGCCTGCGGCAGCAGGTTCGGCGACGCGGGGACCAATGACTTTCTGACCGGCTTGATGGAGCAGCACGAGAAAATGGCATGGATGCTGCGGGCATTCCTCGAAGAATAG
- a CDS encoding DinB family protein has protein sequence MSIQTIREMYRYNEWANDVVLGVASELSDALLDQQYEIGPGLIREALRHIYFAERIWGVRVGCADAEALPSPESLHSVSEVRTAISALADVRARWLQSVDSEALDRMVEYRDMKGNPWRNPLRDILMHGCNHGIHHRAQVANMISRGGRKLSNIDYLFMRVARPTVRIADASTREKLEKFGRQVGLELDTSCGFEVAALQTYFTYSDWASGLVLDAAAGLSDAALDRRFDIGLGSIRRTLLHLQAADQNWLENWTQGSKPGFHELPKETTITELREQWSRSMAGRNEYISKQTDESLMKEILAQPAEGIRLFFRLGESMLQLCVHATLHRAQIVNMLRHSGVTIGTLDLIAWSRRQHAASVHARPN, from the coding sequence GTGTCCATTCAAACCATCCGCGAAATGTATCGATACAACGAGTGGGCCAATGATGTCGTGCTGGGCGTTGCGTCGGAGTTGTCAGACGCCCTGCTGGATCAGCAATATGAAATCGGTCCCGGCCTGATTCGCGAGGCCCTGCGACATATTTATTTCGCGGAACGCATCTGGGGCGTCCGCGTTGGCTGTGCCGATGCCGAGGCACTGCCGAGCCCGGAATCGCTCCACTCGGTGTCGGAGGTTCGCACCGCTATTTCGGCGCTTGCCGATGTGCGGGCGCGGTGGCTTCAGTCCGTTGACTCCGAAGCACTTGACCGCATGGTGGAGTACCGCGACATGAAGGGGAACCCGTGGCGCAATCCCCTGCGTGACATCCTCATGCACGGCTGCAATCATGGCATCCATCACCGCGCGCAAGTCGCCAACATGATCAGCCGCGGCGGCCGGAAACTGAGCAACATCGACTATCTCTTCATGCGTGTCGCCAGACCGACCGTGCGAATCGCCGATGCGTCCACGCGCGAGAAACTGGAGAAATTCGGTCGACAGGTCGGTCTGGAGCTGGACACGTCGTGCGGATTCGAAGTTGCCGCGCTACAGACCTACTTCACATACAGCGATTGGGCGAGCGGACTTGTGCTCGACGCGGCGGCCGGCCTTTCCGATGCCGCACTCGACCGCCGATTCGACATCGGACTCGGGTCGATCCGGCGCACGCTCCTGCACCTTCAGGCGGCTGACCAGAACTGGCTGGAAAACTGGACCCAGGGATCAAAACCGGGATTCCACGAATTGCCGAAGGAAACGACCATTACCGAACTTCGCGAGCAATGGAGCCGTAGTATGGCCGGACGCAACGAGTACATCTCAAAGCAGACGGACGAATCACTCATGAAGGAGATTCTGGCCCAGCCGGCCGAGGGAATCCGCCTATTCTTCCGTCTCGGTGAATCGATGCTGCAACTGTGCGTCCATGCGACACTGCATCGCGCTCAGATCGTGAACATGCTGCGTCACAGCGGCGTCACAATCGGAACGCTCGATCTGATCGCCTGGTCGCGCCGTCAGCACGCGGCGAGCGTCCATGCACGTCCGAATTGA